A DNA window from Robbsia sp. KACC 23696 contains the following coding sequences:
- the fliE gene encoding flagellar hook-basal body complex protein FliE: MADQLGQLRAMANQAAGKVSLDGASAVEGGAPSVDGGSFATALQSALQKVSTDQTKSVNQAHAFETGATDASLSDVMIDMQKANIQFQEAVQVRNKLVAAYNDVMQMQV; this comes from the coding sequence ATGGCCGATCAGCTCGGCCAACTGCGCGCGATGGCGAATCAGGCGGCCGGCAAGGTATCGCTGGACGGCGCGTCGGCGGTAGAAGGCGGTGCCCCCTCGGTCGATGGTGGCAGTTTTGCAACAGCGTTGCAGTCGGCGCTCCAGAAGGTCAGCACGGATCAGACCAAATCGGTGAATCAGGCGCACGCCTTCGAGACCGGTGCCACGGACGCCAGCCTGAGCGACGTGATGATCGATATGCAAAAAGCCAACATCCAGTTCCAGGAAGCGGTGCAGGTGCGCAACAAGCTCGTGGCCGCGTATAACGACGTCATGCAGATGCAGGTATAA
- the fliF gene encoding flagellar basal-body MS-ring/collar protein FliF produces the protein MSTPPVAAGAGSLPQTVAAAGRPGQMVDVQPVQQPLIDRLRANPKIPLIISAAFAVAMLAALYMWMRAPDYRVLFSNLSDRDGGAIIQSLQQMQVPYKFAEGGGAILVPSESVNDVRLRLAQQGLPKGGSVGFELMDNEKFGISQFVEQVNYQRSLEGELERTIGAISAIQSARVHLAMPKASVFVRDQQKPSASVLLNLYPGRALSDAQTSAIVHLVSSAVPDMPTANITVVDQNGNLLTGSQSSQGLDGRQLKYVQQVQDDARKRIEAILAPIYGAGNVHAQVSADVDFSQSEQTSETYRPNPASDASIRSQQTSMSSDGSNGAGNGGVPGALSNEPPANPTTPITNAGPNGAAAQGASAVTTTTSQANAVGPTNVRRDSTTNYELDKTVRHSDQAMGGIIRMSAAVVVNYVSKVDAKGVKSLQPASADQITQTTALVKDAMGFDAKRGDSVNVVNAAFDGSDSPAAAAVPLWKQPGMIDLGLQIGKYGLGGLVALYLFFGVLRPSMRKLFRPEPPPAPVAALEGAGAASAGGALTADVTTGDGPDARVAIDQNSNVNAYERDLEFARQIARSDPKVVATVVKSWISDER, from the coding sequence ATGAGCACGCCGCCCGTCGCCGCCGGAGCGGGATCCTTGCCGCAAACCGTGGCCGCCGCAGGGCGTCCAGGCCAAATGGTCGACGTTCAACCGGTGCAACAGCCGCTGATCGATCGCCTGCGCGCGAACCCAAAGATTCCGTTGATCATCTCGGCAGCGTTCGCGGTCGCGATGCTGGCCGCGCTCTATATGTGGATGCGCGCCCCGGACTACCGCGTGCTGTTCAGCAATCTGTCGGATCGGGACGGCGGCGCCATCATCCAGTCGCTGCAGCAGATGCAGGTGCCGTACAAGTTCGCCGAAGGCGGTGGCGCCATTCTGGTCCCGTCCGAATCGGTCAATGACGTTCGTCTGCGCCTGGCACAGCAAGGCCTGCCGAAAGGCGGCTCGGTCGGCTTCGAACTGATGGACAACGAGAAGTTCGGCATCAGTCAATTCGTCGAACAGGTCAACTATCAGCGTTCTTTGGAAGGCGAGCTGGAACGCACCATCGGCGCCATCTCCGCGATTCAAAGCGCGCGGGTGCATCTGGCGATGCCGAAGGCGTCGGTCTTCGTGCGCGACCAGCAAAAGCCGTCGGCGTCGGTGCTGCTGAATCTGTATCCGGGCCGCGCCCTCAGCGACGCGCAGACCAGCGCGATCGTCCACCTGGTGTCGAGCGCGGTGCCGGACATGCCGACGGCGAACATCACCGTCGTCGACCAGAACGGCAACCTGTTGACGGGCTCGCAATCGTCACAAGGTCTGGACGGGCGGCAGTTGAAATATGTGCAACAGGTTCAGGACGACGCGCGTAAGCGGATCGAAGCGATCCTGGCACCGATCTACGGCGCGGGAAATGTCCACGCACAGGTCAGCGCCGACGTCGATTTCTCGCAAAGCGAACAAACGTCTGAAACATACCGTCCGAACCCGGCGTCCGATGCCTCGATCCGCAGCCAGCAAACCAGTATGTCGAGCGACGGCAGCAATGGCGCGGGCAATGGCGGCGTGCCGGGCGCGCTGTCGAACGAGCCGCCGGCCAACCCGACCACGCCGATCACTAATGCCGGGCCGAACGGTGCGGCCGCGCAAGGCGCCAGCGCGGTAACCACGACGACGAGTCAGGCAAATGCTGTTGGTCCAACGAATGTACGTCGCGATTCGACCACGAATTACGAACTGGACAAGACGGTTCGTCATTCAGATCAGGCGATGGGCGGTATTATTCGGATGTCGGCTGCCGTTGTCGTGAACTACGTCAGCAAGGTCGACGCGAAGGGTGTGAAGTCGCTGCAGCCGGCCAGTGCGGATCAAATCACGCAAACGACGGCCTTGGTCAAGGACGCGATGGGTTTCGATGCCAAGCGGGGCGACAGCGTCAACGTTGTGAACGCGGCATTCGATGGTTCGGACAGTCCTGCCGCGGCGGCGGTACCGCTGTGGAAGCAGCCGGGCATGATCGACCTGGGCCTGCAGATCGGCAAGTACGGATTGGGTGGTCTGGTTGCGCTGTACCTGTTCTTCGGTGTGTTGCGGCCGTCGATGCGCAAGCTGTTCCGTCCGGAACCGCCGCCGGCGCCTGTTGCAGCGCTGGAAGGTGCCGGAGCGGCCTCGGCTGGCGGCGCGTTGACCGCCGACGTGACGACCGGCGATGGTCCGGACGCCCGCGTGGCGATAGATCAGAACAGCAATGTGAATGCATACGAACGCGACTTGGAGTTTGCCCGCCAGATCGCGCGCTCCGATCCGAAGGTGGTGGCAACCGTCGTCAAGAGCTGGATAAGCGATGAACGCTGA
- the fliG gene encoding flagellar motor switch protein FliG: MNAEGLQRSAVLLMSLGEDEAAEVFRFLAPREVQRLGAAMASLKAVSRDDIGKVLGDFVESAQQHTALSLDSGSYIRAVLTKALGNDKAAGLIERILEGGDTSGIEGLKWMDSAAVAELIRNEHPQIIATILVHLDRDQASEVLECFTERLRNDVVLRIATLDGIQPQALRELNDVLTKLLSGSENIKRSPLGGAKTAAEILNFMGGVNEESVIENVKKYDADLAQKIVDQMFLFENLMEIDDRGIQAILKEVESEALIVALKGAPTELREKFLRNMSQRAADLFREDFETRGPVRVSDVETEQKRVLQTVKRLADSGAIMLGGKADDAYV; this comes from the coding sequence ATGAACGCTGAAGGACTTCAACGTAGCGCCGTACTGCTGATGTCGTTGGGCGAGGACGAGGCCGCAGAGGTCTTCCGTTTCCTCGCCCCGCGCGAAGTACAACGCCTGGGCGCCGCCATGGCCTCGCTCAAAGCGGTGTCGCGCGACGACATCGGCAAGGTGCTGGGCGACTTCGTCGAATCCGCACAACAGCACACCGCCCTGAGCCTCGACTCGGGTTCCTATATTCGCGCCGTGCTGACCAAGGCACTGGGCAACGACAAGGCCGCCGGGCTGATCGAACGGATCCTCGAAGGCGGCGACACCAGCGGTATCGAAGGCTTGAAATGGATGGACTCGGCCGCGGTGGCCGAGCTGATCCGCAACGAGCATCCGCAGATCATCGCCACCATTCTCGTGCACTTGGACCGCGACCAGGCCTCCGAAGTACTGGAATGCTTCACCGAGCGCCTGCGTAACGACGTCGTGCTGCGCATCGCCACGCTGGACGGGATTCAGCCGCAAGCGCTGCGCGAGTTGAACGACGTTCTGACCAAGCTGCTCTCCGGCAGCGAGAACATCAAGCGTAGCCCGTTGGGCGGCGCGAAGACCGCGGCGGAAATCCTGAACTTCATGGGCGGGGTCAACGAAGAATCGGTGATCGAGAACGTGAAGAAGTACGACGCGGATCTGGCACAGAAGATCGTCGACCAGATGTTCCTGTTCGAGAACCTGATGGAAATCGACGATCGCGGCATCCAGGCCATCCTGAAGGAAGTCGAGTCCGAAGCGCTGATCGTCGCGTTGAAGGGCGCGCCGACGGAACTGCGCGAGAAATTCCTGCGCAATATGTCGCAACGGGCGGCGGACCTGTTCCGCGAAGATTTCGAGACGCGTGGCCCGGTCCGGGTGTCGGACGTGGAAACCGAGCAAAAGCGTGTTCTGCAAACCGTGAAGCGCCTGGCGGACTCGGGTGCCATCATGCTGGGCGGCAAGGCGGACGACGCATATGTCTGA
- the fliH gene encoding flagellar assembly protein FliH, translating into MSDGLIPKERLSAYQRWEMASFDPVPEPVEDPLEAPRAAARLEGYAAGHEEGHRAGFETGRGEGFEQGLADARAHAAQLAGLVSAFSGSIDALDAQMAESLLTLALEVAKTVVRQTVDLDPTAMLGAVREVLSSDPPLVGAPVLLVNPADQPLIDAYLAGDLAAAGWSVRADSSIERGGCRAKAVSGEIDATLATRWSRVAASLGREQTWAENGR; encoded by the coding sequence ATGTCTGATGGACTGATTCCGAAGGAACGTCTGAGCGCGTACCAACGCTGGGAAATGGCATCGTTCGATCCGGTGCCGGAACCGGTCGAGGATCCGCTCGAAGCCCCTCGCGCCGCCGCGCGCCTGGAAGGCTATGCGGCCGGTCACGAAGAAGGCCATCGCGCCGGCTTCGAGACCGGTCGCGGTGAAGGCTTCGAACAAGGCCTGGCCGATGCACGCGCGCATGCCGCGCAATTGGCCGGCCTGGTATCGGCCTTCTCCGGCTCGATCGACGCACTGGACGCGCAGATGGCCGAATCGCTGCTGACGCTGGCGCTCGAAGTCGCCAAGACCGTCGTGCGCCAGACGGTCGACCTCGATCCGACCGCGATGCTCGGCGCCGTGCGCGAAGTCTTGAGTTCGGATCCGCCGCTGGTCGGCGCCCCGGTGCTCCTGGTCAATCCCGCCGATCAACCGCTGATCGATGCCTATCTGGCAGGCGATCTCGCGGCGGCCGGCTGGTCTGTCCGTGCGGATTCCAGTATCGAACGCGGCGGCTGCCGCGCCAAGGCCGTCAGCGGCGAGATCGATGCGACGCTGGCGACGCGTTGGTCGCGCGTGGCGGCCTCCCTTGGTCGCGAGCAAACCTGGGCGGAGAACGGTCGATGA
- the fliI gene encoding flagellar protein export ATPase FliI, which yields MKPAPFPTPQALAKAPLAASAAELSAPHLEGHLTRWRMSLESAQSRSAEALPLRACGKVVRSAGLVLEATGLRLPIGANCTIELPGMRAGARAEAEVVGFQGDRLFLMPTSDMSGLTPGARVFPMESAPVIGAQLNAKRLPVGMGMLGRVVDAAGNVLDDKGPLNNEATAPLTGDVINPLQREPIHEVLDVGVRAINSLLTVGRGQRMGLFAGSGVGKSMLLGMMARFTSAQVIVVGLIGERGREVKEFIEEILGEDGLARAVVVAAPADVSPLLRLQGAAYATSLAEYFRDQGLDVLLIMDSLTRYAMAQREIALSIGEAPATKGYPASVFAKLPALVERTGNGPPGGGSITAFYTVLTEGDDQQDPIADSARAILDGHIVLSRTLAESGHYPAIDIEQSISRVMNALVGEDEFDKVRKFKQMLSRYQRNRDLINVGAYQSGRDPMLDRAIALYPRMEGFLQQRVRERCDHADAVAQLDHLLS from the coding sequence ATGAAACCGGCACCCTTCCCCACCCCGCAAGCACTGGCCAAGGCCCCGCTCGCCGCGTCCGCGGCGGAATTGTCGGCGCCGCATCTCGAAGGCCATTTGACGCGTTGGCGCATGTCGCTGGAATCCGCGCAGTCGCGCAGCGCCGAAGCGCTGCCGCTGCGCGCCTGCGGCAAGGTGGTTCGGTCGGCCGGCCTCGTGCTGGAAGCGACCGGTCTGCGGCTGCCGATCGGCGCGAACTGCACGATCGAACTGCCAGGCATGCGCGCCGGTGCGCGCGCGGAGGCCGAAGTCGTCGGTTTCCAGGGCGACCGTCTGTTCCTGATGCCGACCAGCGATATGTCCGGCCTGACGCCGGGCGCGCGCGTATTTCCGATGGAATCGGCGCCGGTCATCGGCGCCCAGTTGAATGCCAAGCGCCTGCCTGTCGGCATGGGCATGCTTGGTCGCGTCGTCGATGCGGCCGGCAATGTGCTGGACGACAAGGGGCCGCTAAACAACGAAGCCACCGCGCCGCTAACAGGCGACGTGATCAACCCGCTGCAACGCGAACCGATCCATGAAGTGCTGGACGTCGGCGTGCGCGCGATCAACTCGCTGCTGACCGTTGGCCGTGGCCAGCGGATGGGACTGTTCGCCGGCTCCGGTGTCGGTAAGTCGATGCTGCTGGGCATGATGGCGCGCTTCACGAGCGCGCAGGTCATCGTCGTCGGTTTGATCGGCGAACGGGGCCGCGAAGTCAAGGAATTCATCGAAGAGATCCTGGGCGAGGACGGTTTGGCACGCGCCGTCGTGGTGGCGGCACCGGCCGATGTTTCGCCGCTGCTGCGCCTGCAGGGTGCGGCCTACGCAACGTCCTTGGCCGAGTATTTTCGAGATCAGGGTCTCGATGTGTTGCTGATCATGGACTCGCTCACGCGCTATGCGATGGCACAGCGTGAAATCGCGCTGTCGATCGGCGAGGCACCGGCCACCAAGGGCTATCCGGCATCGGTATTCGCAAAGTTGCCGGCGCTGGTGGAACGGACTGGCAACGGGCCGCCCGGTGGCGGTTCGATCACGGCCTTCTATACGGTGCTGACCGAAGGCGACGATCAGCAGGACCCGATCGCCGACTCGGCGCGGGCCATCCTCGACGGGCACATCGTGTTGTCGCGGACGCTGGCCGAATCAGGGCACTATCCGGCCATCGATATCGAGCAGTCGATCAGCCGCGTAATGAACGCCCTGGTCGGCGAAGACGAATTCGACAAGGTCCGAAAATTCAAGCAGATGCTGTCGCGCTACCAGCGCAATCGCGATCTGATCAACGTGGGCGCCTATCAAAGCGGACGCGATCCGATGTTGGACCGCGCCATCGCCTTGTATCCGCGAATGGAAGGATTTCTGCAGCAGCGTGTGCGCGAGCGGTGTGACCACGCGGACGCTGTTGCGCAACTGGATCACTTGCTGTCATGA
- the fliJ gene encoding flagellar export protein FliJ, translating to MKQALPFTTLIDLAQQEVDAAAQALGTLQRQRDEMSGKRQNLDGYRAEYEQQLAQAAREGMTMGQRRNYQAFLGTLGTAIDQQQVQVEMLDRKIAVARMQWQQKKQKLNSFETLETRARQVQEQRTAKYEQRMTDEFAARRAREAQHGF from the coding sequence ATGAAGCAAGCGCTGCCCTTCACCACGTTGATCGATCTGGCGCAGCAGGAAGTCGATGCCGCGGCGCAGGCGCTGGGTACGCTGCAGCGGCAACGCGACGAGATGTCCGGCAAGCGCCAGAACCTCGACGGCTATCGTGCCGAATACGAGCAGCAACTGGCCCAGGCGGCGCGTGAAGGCATGACAATGGGACAACGGCGCAATTACCAGGCGTTTCTCGGCACCTTGGGCACCGCCATCGATCAGCAGCAGGTACAGGTCGAGATGCTGGACCGTAAGATTGCCGTCGCGCGGATGCAATGGCAGCAAAAGAAACAGAAGCTGAATTCGTTCGAGACACTCGAAACCCGGGCGCGGCAGGTGCAGGAACAACGCACTGCCAAGTACGAGCAACGCATGACCGATGAATTCGCCGCGCGCCGGGCGCGCGAGGCGCAACACGGCTTCTAA
- a CDS encoding flagellar hook-length control protein FliK yields the protein MRSDNAASQSMVSPLATQPVPSSLVNSSDDRAIARSGERFRDALDAQKRAADQDRRDARETQAHANDAARQAQTTQQTAAQNARLQQHIADTTAWQAQEARARSAQQQTQQSTEARSNATDAAQDSAETQSAEAKDVAQQAQQADTSAANAQAAAAAGAAAQQQNSTQAGTAAASARDAASQDGDTAIAGGVGAAAAGSNTDASAATSTDGATASDASAAANGGASTLASTDASAQAQAGGSDASSGAGLSAAPGNATGTGATADSDTAGKFTLGNAFSAAGATNAASASTGDTTGAAGRTNAPAGIDDGMKSRDDKMLASLTGRGTEVGGADAGMSQNMTADASAANAQQANTTPDPSLTAATTAAGNPTPQGPLQNQAQQQAATQQAPSFVPHNLDTPFVDARWADAFNQNVMTMSRPGNEQRAELTLNPPDLGPVQVVLNVVGSDAQATFVSQHAHVREAIEAAMPALRERFAENGMQLQTNIAQTNGDAQAMANSLANAGSGGAQSNGQRGGERPAIGQSGRIGGASRGTVANAWGNTASAPSGTPRSTGTLSGVDMFA from the coding sequence ATGCGCTCCGATAACGCCGCCTCGCAGTCCATGGTCTCGCCGCTGGCCACCCAGCCAGTGCCGAGCAGCCTCGTCAATTCGTCCGACGATCGCGCCATCGCACGGTCGGGCGAACGCTTCCGCGACGCCCTGGATGCGCAGAAACGCGCGGCCGATCAGGACCGTCGCGACGCGCGCGAAACGCAGGCGCACGCGAACGATGCGGCACGGCAGGCGCAAACCACGCAACAGACCGCCGCGCAAAATGCACGGTTGCAACAGCATATCGCCGACACCACGGCCTGGCAGGCGCAGGAAGCCCGTGCGCGGAGTGCGCAGCAACAGACGCAGCAATCGACCGAGGCGCGCAGCAACGCGACCGATGCGGCGCAAGATAGCGCCGAGACGCAGTCGGCCGAGGCAAAGGACGTCGCGCAACAAGCACAACAGGCCGACACCAGCGCCGCCAATGCGCAAGCCGCAGCGGCAGCAGGCGCCGCGGCACAACAACAGAACAGCACTCAGGCCGGAACGGCGGCTGCCAGCGCACGCGATGCCGCTTCGCAGGACGGTGACACCGCGATCGCCGGAGGCGTCGGTGCCGCAGCTGCCGGCAGCAACACCGACGCCAGCGCCGCGACGTCCACCGACGGCGCGACCGCGAGCGATGCGAGCGCCGCCGCCAATGGCGGCGCGTCGACGCTGGCCTCCACCGATGCATCGGCGCAAGCGCAAGCGGGCGGCAGTGATGCCTCAAGCGGCGCCGGCCTGAGTGCCGCGCCTGGAAACGCCACCGGCACCGGTGCGACGGCGGACAGCGACACGGCCGGGAAATTCACGCTCGGCAATGCCTTTAGCGCTGCCGGCGCCACGAACGCCGCGTCGGCGAGCACCGGCGATACCACCGGCGCGGCCGGGCGCACGAATGCACCCGCCGGCATCGACGATGGCATGAAGTCCCGCGACGATAAAATGCTGGCGTCGCTGACGGGCCGCGGTACCGAAGTCGGTGGTGCCGATGCCGGCATGTCTCAAAATATGACGGCGGATGCCTCCGCGGCGAACGCGCAGCAAGCCAATACCACGCCGGATCCGTCGCTGACGGCAGCGACGACGGCGGCCGGCAATCCGACGCCGCAAGGGCCGCTGCAAAATCAGGCGCAGCAACAAGCAGCCACGCAACAGGCGCCGTCCTTCGTGCCGCACAATCTGGATACGCCCTTCGTCGATGCGCGCTGGGCCGACGCATTCAATCAGAACGTGATGACGATGTCGCGTCCAGGCAACGAACAGCGCGCCGAATTGACGCTGAACCCGCCGGATCTGGGTCCGGTGCAAGTCGTCTTGAACGTCGTCGGCTCGGATGCGCAAGCGACCTTCGTCTCGCAGCACGCGCACGTCCGTGAAGCGATCGAGGCGGCGATGCCGGCCTTGCGCGAACGGTTCGCCGAGAACGGCATGCAGTTGCAGACCAACATCGCGCAGACCAATGGTGATGCACAGGCGATGGCGAACAGTCTCGCCAATGCCGGCTCCGGCGGTGCGCAAAGCAATGGACAGCGCGGTGGCGAACGCCCGGCCATCGGTCAGTCAGGCCGTATCGGCGGGGCTTCGCGCGGTACCGTGGCCAACGCATGGGGCAATACGGCAAGCGCGCCGAGCGGTACGCCGCGCAGCACCGGCACCTTGTCCGGCGTCGACATGTTCGCCTGA
- the fliL gene encoding flagellar basal body-associated protein FliL, translating to MFHAANQRHTAAIEGKSPGLFSQNVKLTRQCLSVRTLHLAVSQASCQLEDCASRDGRVCETVVEVKIMSASAAQGGKEAKAGKSKLVPILLVVILLLLAGGGGGGYFLYKRSSQPAVAVVPPPVFFALDPFTVNLANDPDSDSDSGDHYLHLGLTLKIGSAAEEHKLTEYLPEIRSHILLLLSSKKPSDLATVAGKQKLSDELRATIAKTFEHESNGPKVSGVLLTDFVIQ from the coding sequence GTGTTTCATGCCGCGAACCAGCGACATACGGCCGCGATCGAAGGGAAATCGCCCGGCCTCTTCTCACAAAACGTCAAACTGACCCGGCAATGCCTGTCTGTTCGCACGTTGCATCTTGCTGTGTCTCAGGCATCATGCCAACTTGAAGATTGCGCATCACGCGACGGGCGTGTTTGCGAGACAGTCGTCGAGGTCAAGATTATGAGTGCATCCGCAGCGCAGGGTGGGAAGGAAGCCAAAGCCGGCAAAAGCAAGCTGGTTCCCATCCTGCTCGTCGTCATCCTATTATTGCTGGCAGGTGGCGGCGGTGGTGGCTATTTCCTGTACAAGCGTTCGAGCCAACCGGCCGTGGCGGTTGTACCGCCCCCGGTCTTTTTTGCCCTGGATCCGTTCACGGTCAATCTCGCGAACGACCCGGACAGCGATAGCGACAGCGGCGACCACTACCTGCACCTGGGCCTGACTTTGAAGATCGGCAGCGCCGCCGAGGAGCACAAGCTCACGGAATATCTGCCGGAAATCCGCAGCCATATCCTATTGCTGCTATCGTCGAAGAAGCCGTCCGACCTGGCGACGGTGGCGGGCAAGCAAAAGCTGTCCGACGAGCTGCGCGCGACGATCGCAAAAACGTTTGAACACGAGAGCAACGGGCCGAAGGTATCCGGCGTATTGCTGACCGACTTTGTGATTCAGTAA
- the fliM gene encoding flagellar motor switch protein FliM, which produces MSTEEFLSQEEVDALLKGVNGESDAAPDSGDATGIRTYDIGTQERIVRGRMPTLEIINERFARLFRGGLFNFMRRSAEISVGQVKVQKYGEFIRNLPVPTNLNLVHIKPLRGTALFICDPQLIFLIVDNLFGGDGRFHTRIEGRDFTPTEQRIIQKLLDLVLEHYGASWKPVFPVEFQYVRAEVHTQFANVATPNEVVVTTTFTIELGPGGGQLHICTPYSMIEPLRDMLSSPLQGEALEVDKRWVRLLSQQVQSADVELCVDLATMDSTFRDILAMRAGDVIPLDMPDEVIAKVDGVPVMECAYGIFNGQHALRVSKMIRASDSSRDGGGDGQDEG; this is translated from the coding sequence ATGTCGACCGAAGAGTTTCTGTCACAGGAAGAAGTCGATGCGCTGCTGAAAGGCGTCAACGGCGAATCCGATGCTGCGCCCGATAGCGGCGATGCCACCGGCATACGCACGTATGACATCGGCACGCAGGAACGCATCGTGCGCGGCCGGATGCCGACGCTCGAAATCATCAATGAGCGTTTTGCACGTCTGTTCCGCGGCGGCCTGTTCAACTTCATGCGCCGTAGCGCGGAAATCTCGGTCGGCCAGGTCAAGGTGCAGAAGTACGGCGAGTTCATCCGTAACCTGCCGGTTCCGACCAATCTGAACCTGGTCCACATCAAGCCGCTGCGCGGCACGGCGCTGTTCATCTGCGACCCGCAGTTGATCTTCCTGATCGTGGACAATCTGTTCGGCGGCGACGGGCGCTTCCATACGCGGATCGAAGGTCGGGACTTTACGCCGACCGAGCAACGAATCATCCAGAAGCTGCTGGATCTGGTGCTGGAACATTACGGCGCATCGTGGAAGCCGGTCTTTCCGGTCGAATTCCAATACGTTCGCGCCGAAGTACATACGCAGTTCGCGAACGTCGCCACGCCGAACGAAGTGGTCGTCACTACGACCTTCACGATCGAACTCGGACCCGGGGGCGGCCAGCTGCATATCTGCACGCCCTACTCGATGATCGAGCCGCTGCGGGATATGCTGAGCAGCCCGCTGCAGGGCGAAGCGCTCGAGGTGGACAAGCGGTGGGTGCGCCTGCTGTCGCAACAGGTGCAATCGGCGGACGTGGAACTGTGTGTCGATCTGGCCACGATGGACAGTACGTTCCGCGACATCCTGGCGATGCGTGCGGGCGATGTGATCCCGCTCGACATGCCGGACGAAGTGATAGCGAAGGTCGACGGCGTGCCGGTCATGGAATGCGCTTATGGGATCTTCAACGGGCAACACGCACTCCGCGTGTCGAAGATGATCCGAGCCAGTGATTCGTCCCGCGATGGCGGTGGCGACGGGCAAGACGAGGGTTGA
- the fliN gene encoding flagellar motor switch protein FliN — MAVATGKTRVEMSDIDQMDDWASALAEQQQSTAAAASATTAASAGGVFQPLTGTNLGGTPPNDIEMILDIPVQLTVELGRTKIAIKNLLQLAQGSVVELDGMAGEPMDVLVNGCLIAQGEVVVVNDKFGIRLTDVITPSERIRKLNR, encoded by the coding sequence ATGGCGGTGGCGACGGGCAAGACGAGGGTTGAGATGAGTGATATCGATCAGATGGACGACTGGGCGAGCGCCCTGGCCGAACAGCAGCAAAGCACAGCGGCAGCGGCATCGGCGACGACTGCGGCCAGTGCGGGTGGCGTATTCCAACCGCTGACGGGCACCAATCTCGGCGGCACGCCGCCGAACGATATCGAGATGATTCTCGATATCCCGGTGCAGTTGACGGTCGAGCTGGGTCGCACGAAGATCGCGATCAAGAACCTGCTCCAACTGGCACAGGGCTCGGTCGTCGAACTCGACGGCATGGCCGGCGAACCGATGGACGTGCTGGTGAACGGCTGCCTGATCGCGCAAGGCGAAGTGGTCGTCGTCAACGATAAGTTCGGTATCCGCCTGACCGACGTGATCACGCCGTCGGAGCGCATCCGGAAACTGAATCGATGA
- the fliO gene encoding flagellar biosynthetic protein FliO, with the protein MTTDAATGAASTSSGTNGVATAAPASSADAGSAPASNLTAGAVTEASGSVPAVPGVIGPVSASHTHLGAPALPVSSGTASSVVIGSAVPSMGAGAMLQAVFGLAVVIALVFACGWVARRLGLKPSMRRGGIVKVIGSAALGARERVVVVEVRDTWLVLGVAAGNVRRLHTMPAADVDRHGGDETGAAAGSESGVTPLREGTVVSTAADADATHDAPPSFQTAFARQLKDRLHGFGRTGNPGGKD; encoded by the coding sequence ATGACGACCGATGCGGCGACTGGCGCCGCATCCACGTCATCCGGCACCAACGGCGTGGCCACCGCCGCGCCCGCGTCGTCGGCCGATGCCGGCTCGGCTCCGGCATCGAATCTCACCGCCGGAGCCGTAACGGAGGCTTCCGGCAGCGTTCCGGCCGTGCCCGGCGTCATAGGCCCGGTCAGCGCCTCGCATACGCATCTGGGCGCACCGGCCCTACCGGTCAGCAGTGGCACGGCCTCGAGCGTCGTCATCGGCAGTGCGGTACCCTCGATGGGGGCCGGGGCGATGCTCCAGGCGGTCTTCGGTCTGGCCGTCGTCATCGCCCTGGTCTTCGCCTGCGGCTGGGTCGCCCGCCGACTCGGCCTCAAGCCGTCGATGCGGCGCGGCGGCATCGTCAAGGTGATCGGCTCGGCGGCGCTCGGCGCGCGCGAACGGGTCGTCGTCGTCGAGGTACGCGATACCTGGCTCGTTCTCGGCGTTGCGGCCGGCAATGTGCGGCGGCTGCATACGATGCCCGCCGCCGATGTCGACCGCCATGGGGGCGATGAAACGGGCGCTGCCGCTGGCAGCGAATCGGGCGTCACGCCGCTCCGTGAGGGCACGGTTGTCTCGACTGCGGCGGACGCGGACGCGACACACGATGCGCCCCCTTCTTTTCAAACGGCGTTTGCCCGCCAACTGAAAGACCGCCTGCACGGCTTCGGCCGCACCGGCAACCCTGGCGGCAAGGATTGA